A section of the Oryza sativa Japonica Group chromosome 1, ASM3414082v1 genome encodes:
- the LOC4326907 gene encoding transcription factor TGA2.3, translated as MADMSPRTDTSTDDTDDNHMLEPGQLALAAASDSDRSKDKHEDQKTLRRLAQNREAARKSRLRKKAYVQQLENSRLKLTQLEQELQRARQQGIFISSSVDQTHSMSGNGALAFDMEYARWLEEHNRQINELRSAVNAHAGDNELRGVVDKIMSHYEEIFKQKGNAAKADVFHVLSGMWKTPAERCFLWLGGFRPSELLKLLSTQLEPLTEQQLSGIANLQQSSQQAEDALSQGMEALQQSLAETLAGSLGSSGSTGNVANYMGQMAMAMGKLGTLENFLRQADNLRQQTLQQMQRILTTRQSARALLVISDYSSRLRALSSLWLARPKE; from the exons CTTGAACCAGGTCAGCTTGCTCTTGCTGCTGCTTCTGACTCTGACAGATCCAAGGACAAACATGAAGATCAAAAG ACATTGCGTCGGCTCGCCCAAAATCGCGAGGCTGCAAGGAAGAGTCGTTTGAGGAAAAAG GCATATGTTCAACAATTGGAGAATAGCAGGCTAAAGCTTACACAACTAGAACAAGAATTGCAACGAGCTCGTCAGCAG GGCATTTTTATATCCAGCTCAGTGGACCAGACTCATTCCATGAGTGGAAATG GGGCATTGGCTTTTGATATGGAGTATGCACGTTGGTTGGAAGAACACAATAGGCAAATTAATGAGCTAAGGTCTGCAGTCAATGCTCATGCAGGTGATAATGAGCTCCGTGGTGTTGTTGACAAGATCATGTCACACTATGAGGAGATTTTCAAGCAGAAAGGAAATGCGGCCAAAGCAGATGTCTTTCATGTGTTATCAGGCATGTGGAAGACACCAGCTGAGAGGTGTTTCTTGTGGCTAGGAGGATTCCGACCATCCGAGCTTTTAAAG CTTCTTTCGACACAGCTTGAACCTCTCACTGAGCAGCAGCTGTCAGGGATAGCCAACCTTCAGCAGTCTTCACAACAAGCTGAAGATGCTCTTTCACAAGGAATGGAGGCCCTTCAGCAGTCCTTGGCAGAAACATTGGCTGGGTCTCTTGGTTCTTCTGGATCAACGGGAAACGTGGCAAACTACATGGGCCAAATGGCAATGGCCATGGGGAAGCTTGGGACCCTTGAGAATTTCCTTCGCCAG GCTGACAACCTGCGGCAGCAGACTCTTCAACAGATGCAAAGGATACTGACCACTAGGCAGTCTGCCCGTGCGCTTCTTGTGATAAGCGATTACTCTTCGCGGCTTCGTGCCCTTAGTTCCCTCTGGCTTGCTCGGCCGAAAGAATAG